The Eulemur rufifrons isolate Redbay chromosome 14, OSU_ERuf_1, whole genome shotgun sequence sequence AATGTGTGGATCCCACAGAACCCCACTGGAACGACACAGAGCCGGCCTGCAAGGGTGAGCCCCCACACCCCGGGAATCCCTTCCATTTACAGACGACCCCATGAACTGGGGGTCCTAGGAAGGCCATTCAGGAAGGAGACATGCATACCCAAACCTAATAAACCCAAGCCATGGGTGAATCCCTGTCGCTTCAGAGACTGTTTTCTTAGTTGAATCACTGGTGGGCTTGTTGCCAAATTCAGGGGTCACAAACCCAAATGTCTTCAAGACCCAGAACTGGAGTTGGGATTGGGTGGGTAGGTTGGAGAGAGGGCGGGGATTATTAagagcagagctggggttggGTATAACAGGACCTAGATGTGGCAAGAAATAGGATCATAGATAACAGGAAACATGTGAGTTGCTATGGTGCACACATCAGGAGTGGCGAGGGCTGTGGGAAATGGAGACTGCATGCCGACCTGGATCCTGAACCTGACACCCCTTCTCCCTTAGCCATGTGTGGAGGGGAGCTGTCAGAGCCAGCTGGTGTGGTCCTCTCTCCCGACTGGCCCCAGAGCTATAGCCCTGGCCAGGACTGCGTGTGGGGCCTGCACGTCCAGGAAGAGAGGCGCATCTTGCTTCAAGTTGAGATGTACGTTTGGGTCCTGCAGAGGTGCAGTGGGTGTGGGCTCAGCGGGCTGTGGTGTGACGATGCACTAGCCTGCATCCTGAGCCTGGCTGGCTCTTCTGTGTCACAATTTGGTGACTATATGCTCTGATGAAAGCGATGATGAAGGGTTCAGGACGGGGGTTGGAAACCTAGGTTCAAATCACTTATTAGCCAGGCGACCTTGGACAAGTAAATGGGGTAATGCAGCCCTCCTCGggggctattgtgaacaatgggCTCTCTGACGGTTTCTGAGGCTGCGCCTGGAGCCATTTCCAGGGACCCAGACCCAAACTGTTGCATCAGCACCCAAGGTGGGTGCGGGTATGGGAAGCTGATTTGGTCTGAGGTGGTCATGTGACTAGAAGGACCAGAGGTGGGCGTGGCCTAAAGGCAGGTACTCAGGCGGGGCCCATGGTCCAGAGTATGGTCGGTGATTGGTCAAAGCTGCAGTTGGGCTGGGCCGTGGATCCACGGTGATGGCCGAGGGACTGGAGGGTGGGCGGAGTTAGTAATGAGCAGGTTTGGGGACTGGGAAGCAGGAGATGGGAGGAGCCACAGGGCGGGTGGGCCACGGAGGATTTGGCACAGGAGAAATCCACCATTGGTCAAAATCGAGGCGGCGTCTGACCTGGGGATCCGGGAACGCCGGCCAGTAACCTGGGGATGGGGCAGAACCGGATGGCAGTTGCCGTTCGTAGCCCCGCCCTATTATCTGGTCCCACTCCCCGCAGCTTGAATGTGCGCGAAGGGGACACGCTGACACTGTTCGATGGGGATGGTCCCAGCGCCCGAGTCCTGGCCCAGCTGCGGGGACCTCAACCGCGCCGCCGCCTCCTCTCCTCTGGGCCCGACCTCACGCTGCAGTTCCAGGCACCACCCGGGCCCCCAAAtccaggcctgggccagggcttCGTATTGCACTTCAAAGGTACCAGCGGACAGGGTCCTGAGGTGGGCGGGGAGGCCGCACCGGAGCGAAGCCCCCGAGGCCGGAAGGGCGCCCTGCGTCGGAGGGCAGCCCCCaaactccctctgcctcccctgcaGAGGTCCCGAGGAACGACACCTGCCCCGAGCTGCCACCTCCGGAGTGGGGCTGGAGGACGGCGTCCCACGGGGACCTGATCCGGGGCACGGTGCTCACCTACCAGTGCGAGCCTGGCTACGAGCTGCTGGGCTCCGACATTCTCACCTGCCAGTGGGACCTGTCCTGGAGCGCCGCGCCGCCCGCCTGCCAAAAGAGTGAGCGCCTCGGCCTCGTGCTCTCAGTCTGCGCCCTTGTCCCTACGGCCCCGCCTCCGCCCTTTCctgtccccgtccccgtcccggTCCTGCCTGGGTTACATCCCTTCGCTGTGGATCCTACCCGGGTCTTCTTCAGGCCCCGCCCCCATGCCCTTTGGTTTCCTCTCCCGCTCGGTGCCCCGACACTGCCCCCTCTGAGTCCCGCTCTCATGATTTCCGGGCTGCATCCCTCTCTCTTCCGCCGTTCTGGGCTCTTCGGGGTTTCCTCTGGGTCCCGACCCTGTCCTCTCCTGACCCCGCCTCTGCCCGTCTGAGTCCCGCCCCTCCCGGGCTCCGCCCCGGTCCCCACTGGGCTCCGCCCCGGTCCCCACTGGGCTCCGCCCCATCGACTCCTGGCCCCACCCTTCCTGCTCTAGGCTCCGCCCCAGTCTCTCCGTCCCAGCCCTTGACGTTGTGGGGAGTGACTTGGCTTGTCGGGGAGCTTGGTTTATTCCAAGGCAGTCACTGAAGACCTGTGCTGAGTTAGGGTTACCCTAAGGGGGTTCAGGCCCCTCATTACCCTGGTGGAGCTCACAAGTTGAGAGGGCGACAGACACCTAAATGACTGAGGACATTACAGGGTAGTAAGCACTGAGTGACTTCAGGCAAGGTACTTAACGTCTCCGAGCCTTGGGTTCCTCAACAGCGACCAGGAATAGGGGTGTGGAGAGCGGAGGAACAGTGTCCGCACACCGCCTGGTGCGGAACAGCGACTCTCGGTGTGAAGTGCGGCGGCAGGGGCAGCGGCTAATTCTCTCGGGATGAGGCAGGagatttcacagaggaggtgacattgaaaGGAGCTGGGATTCCAGAAgagattttggaagaaaaaagaaataaaggagctGGATGTGTTTATCTTCTAGAAGAGCAGAAAGGAGTGGCATCAGGTCACTTTCTCCAAATTTTGGGGAGCCTGCCACAAGAATGTGGGGTTCCAGGTCTTCCACATTGCCCCTGGTGGGAATGGTGGGACCAATAGGGAGAAGTTTCTGGAAGCCGGATTTGGGGTGAACACAGGAAAACTCTCTAGTTGACACAGCTCCCCATCCCTGGAAGGAGTCATGGGATGTCGGGCCTGGATGGGGTGGAATGTTCGGCTGGGCCCCCAGCCTGAGGCTCAGGAGGGAACCTGCCCAAGGTAGCAAATTGAACCTGAAGCTGGGCCTAGACCCAAGTCTCTGAATCCCCGTCCAGCACTCTGTGGCTGTGACCCTACGATCCTGCTCTGCTACTCCCTGGCTGAGTGACCAAGAGTCAGTCATTTGACCACCCTGAGCCCTGAGCCCCAAGGGAGATGGGAGTGACATTGACCTCTCAGGATAATCAGGGTTAAATATCATGTTTGCAAAATGTTGagcagggtgcctggcacaggCTTATGGACAACAGATGCCTATGATTATGACTCCACAGCAGGGTTGTAGACTCAAATGCCTGCAGGGGCCGGGCAGGCAGTATACGTGAGTGAAGTGGGCTGGGCATGATGACAGGGAGGGGGACAGGAGAGCTGGCCTCGCTAAAGATGACATGCCATGCCAGGTTGACACTGCTGGGATTTAGCTTGCATGCTCTGGGACAGTGGtgacatattttgaattttacccCAGGATGCAGGCCTGGGGTTGCCTCAATCAACCTGTTTTCCGAAAGAAGcctgaaatataaaatgcattgaatgttttggtttttctgagacagtctcgctctgttgcccgggctagaatgctgtggcatcagcctagctcacagcaacctcaaattcttggctcaaacgatcctcctgcctcagcctcccgagtagctgggactacaggcatgtgccaccacacccggctaatttttttttccctatttctagttggctggctaatttctattttagtagagacagggtcttgttctggctcaggctggtctcaaactcctgacctcaagcgatcctcctgcctcggcctcccacagtgctaggattataggcgtgagcctctgtgcctggccctgaaTGTTAAGTTTTTCCAGTTCGTGATCTCTTCATTCTGAGGAACTGGTGGGCTGTGTTCAGAGGAGACCGCCCGAGGCTCAGGCCTCTCCCAGCCCTGAGCTTCTGGGAGGTATCTGAAGGCCCTGGCTTCCTCTGACCTTGCCCTTCTGCCTCCAGTCATGACTTGCGCCGACCCTGGTGAGATCACCAACGGCCACCGTACCGCCTCGGACGCCGGCTTCCCTGTCGGCTCCCACGTCCAGTACCGCTGTCTGCCCGGGTATAGCCTGGAAGGGGCGGCCATGCTCACCTGCTACAGCCGGGACACAGGCACACCCAAGTGGAGCGACCGGGTCCCCAAATGCGCCTGTGAGTCTGGGGAACGCCCCAGGAAGGGTGGCTGGGCAGCCTCGGGGAGAGCCTGTCTGCCCCGTGCTCAGCAGTGCAGCTGGCACGTGACTGGCACACTCCCTGCAGTGAAGTATGAGCCGTGCCTGAACCCCGGGGTTCCAGAGAATGGCTACCAGACGCTGTACAAACATCACTACCAGGCGGGCGAGTCTCTGCGCTTCTTCTGCTATGAGGGCTTTGAGCTTATCGGCGAGGTCACCATCACCTGTGTGCCCGGCCACCCCTCACAGTGGACCAGCCAGCCCCCGCTCTGCAAAGGTGCCTGGGTAGACAAGGCAGGAGGGGCACATCAGTGTCTGGGGAGTGACAGGGCTGGGAAAGTCAGGTAGCAAATTCAAGACCCTGCTGAGCTCCCCATTCTCCTCCCGTGGGCTCCCACCCTCACGGTATGTCCAGAAGTCCTAGGGACACTGGAGGTCACGGAACTACCCTAAGCGGTGTCGTAGAGGGGCCTTGGTTTGGAAGTCCCCTGCCCTCTCCGGataggcctcagttttcctatctgacAAACTCTAAGGACTTGTTTGGCTCAGACTGTCCAGGAACCTTGAACTTTTAGGGGTCTGTAGGAGAAAGAAGGCTCTGCCCTGAtcactcctctcctccccccaccaaggGGAAGAGACAGTTTAGGCTGAGCAGAGGGCAGAGCGAACCAGGCTGTCCAGCCCCGCCCCGCAGGGCTCCTGCCCTccacccagcctcctcccctccctggctcAGACCccgtccctccccctcctctccctgcagtgGCCTATGAGGAGCTCCTGGACAACCGAAAACTGGAAGGTCAGTGAGGGCACAGGTggaggcccaggcctggccaggtTGGGAGGGCAAGGCAGAGGCGGGGGCAGGAGGCCAGGCCCCGGAGGGGTGAGGCCCAGGGttcagggcccagggcaggaggctgggagagcCCAGGATTGGGACCAGCCTCGGCTCActggcttctcctcctcccccagtgaCCCAGACTACAGACCCGTCCCGGCAGCTGGAGGGCGGGAACCTCGCCTTGGCCATCCTGCTGCCTCTAGGCCTGGTCATTGTCCTCGGCAGTGGCGTTTACATATACTACACCAAGTAAGTACCCTACTCAGGGAACTGCCCGCCGGGGCAGATGTCTCGCCTGCCTGGCACGGGAGCCTGGGTGAGGGGACTCAGAGGCTCACCTGCTGATAAGCCGCTCATCCCCTCCCTTTCCCAGGCTTCAGGGAAAATCCCTCTTCGGCTTCTCGGGCTCCCACTCCTACAGCCCCATCACCGTGGAGTCGGACTTCAGCAACCCACTGTATGAAGCTGGGGTgagcccttcccctgcccctggaGTGCCACatctcccagcacccccaggaCTCCATTACCTTCTATCAAGGTCTCTGGAATCTCTGTCTTGGGAATTTCAAACTCAGCTGCCTACAGAGGCCATGTCAATGAGCAAAGCAAGCCATGTGTGCACAATAGGGGGTGGTGAGGACTGTGGCTAATTGGAGAACGTGTGCCCCATCTAAAGGATACAGCTTAAATCCACAGTGGATACTTAGGCTCAATTGTCAGATCTTCCAGTTGTTCAAGACAATTAGGAAATTCAGATGTTTGTGTCACTTTGAGACACTATAGAATGAACCAAGCATATCCATTGGCCAGATTCAGTCCCTTCCTACCCTGTGACCCCTAGCACCACAGCCTAGCCCCACACACCCTTATTGATTTAAAAGTAATCAAAGTTACTTTTAAAACCCAGGGTCTTTTCCCCTCCGTATGGAtcctcctccacctccatccCACCCCAACAACTGATCTGATCTCTCTGTCTTCAGGATACACGGGAGTATGAAGTTTCCATCTGAACCCAAGACTAAGGTGCAGGACCCAGGACGCCCCTCCCCTTCTCATTCGGGGCAGGGGAGAGTCCAGGACCTGGTCTCGGCCTCCTGGCTCCCCTCTTCCCTGGCTGTGTAAATAGTCTCCCCATCCCATGAGGGGGCTTTGATGGCCCTGGAGACCCTACAGTAAATAAACCAGCATCCTGCCGCCCAAAGCCGCCTCTTCTCAGTTGCCAAACAAGGGGCCTGCCCCCCCACCCTACTGGCTTTTGGACCCTGGGAGGGGAACTCAGCCTCCTGCAACTCTTGGGGCCCCTCCAGCCCAGGGCACCCCTCAAAGACTGCCCCAATAGCTCTACTGTTCCCTTGGCCACGaaggcccctcccctcccatacGCTCTGGCCCCAGGCCTGACTCCTGGCCGAGGAGGGTCAGAAGAGGGATGAAGGGGAGAGCTGGAACAAGGCCCTgcccccttcctgccctgcccccaacccACAGTCTCTCCACCTTTGCTTCTGGATCCTTGTTTTTGAGCAATAAACAGAAAATCACCACTTGTAACTGGGCTGGTGGGGTGTGGAAGGCGAGTCACGAAGTGATGGAGATGGTGGAGACCTCTCTGGAGAGAGGATGGGGAAAGGGGAACAATTTGGAAAAAAGGTAGAAATCCACAGCCAGGCAGAGGGCAAAGTCGAGGGGGCTGGCCGGGGTCCAAGAGCCTCCACGATGGACTGACTGGGACAAGCCCCGGCGGCCACTGCCGACCCCACCCTGCGTGCAGCTGGGCTCTCCCGGCGGGGGGGGGGAGCTGGCAGGGGCTCCCCTGCCCCTCACTGCTGGGCAGGAGGCACAGAGCTTCCAATCTGTTTCACGATCAGTTAACCTAAAATTCAACccatttttgagaatttttgtgtccATTCAAATATACcgttcttttctttccccatctTTTTGGCACTTTAAGCGTATCTGCTGTTACATGTCAACCAACATgcgtttgttttgtttccttgtgGGTGTCCTTTTCTACTTCACCTACTTTTGAACATTATAAGGAATTTCTAGCCTGTTTATCTAAAGAGTCTTTCTCCAAATTAACTGAATCTtaggtaattaaaattttatatataaagacaAATCTTTTTAGGACACTCGAAAAAACGTTGAAGTACTCAAAAGGggattgaattttaaaacatgaggCAAACTGATCTTGACAACAGCTTAAGTTTTTTAGTATCCTGTGCAGACACCGCCGCTAAGCACTTTGTATGCATTATGTTTTTTAACCCTCACAAGGACCCTGTGAGACAGGGAcaatttattattctcatttttcagataaggaaactaaggctcagagatgtGAACATGACTTCCTCAGGAAGCTGCGATAAATGCCAAGCTGGAATTTACGTGCACACTCCACAAAGCCCCCTGCACCGCCTTCTGGCCACTGTGCCCATAGGCACAAGGCCACAGCTCAGGGTCCTCAGTACCGACAGGGGTGGCAAAGGTGGCTCCTCAGAAGCAAGAGTGGGCCCACTCTGATGCCACGGACCTAGGCCTTAAGGTGCTGGAGTTTGGCTAGGAGGCTGGGTTTGGATCCATCTACCTCTGCCAACAGGCCGGCAGATAACTGCCTGAATTAAAACCATTCCAGTAATATGCCCACACTCAGCATCCACATCCGGGAGGGGggggggcgcgggcgggggggaaaaaaaaaaaaggctcccctcctcccacacctCCACACCAGAGAAGCCACACCAGAGCACTGTCTGAGCCGGTGAGCGGGGACAATCCCTGCCTCTTTATTAATGCCTTACTCCTGGTGGTGTCCTTGCTGGCTGAGGGTGGAGAGTGGTGTGATGATTCCAGAACACTTTGGAGGCTTCAGGGTGATGCTGCTCATGACCAGAAGTCCCCCCAAAACTGGTGCTTAACGAGTTGCAAGAGAGGAGTTTTGAAGCATGCTCTAGGGACAAAATGGGGGAGGACATGAGAGGCCAGGAGCAACACCAAAGAGGGTTGGGCTCATCCTCCAGATGTCAAGCTGTTAGGAAGAGCTCCCTAGAAGAGATTAAGAGCCTTgtgaggctgggcgaggtggctcacgcctgtaatcctagcactctgggaggctgaggcgggtggatcgcttgtggtcaggagttcgagaccagcctgagcaagagcgagaccccgtctctactaaaaaatagaaagaaattatatggacaacaaaaatatatatagagagaaaaaattaaccgggcatggtggcgcatgcctgtagtcccagggaggctgaggtaggaggatcgcttgagcccaggagtctgaggttgctgtgagctaggctgatgcgacggcactcactctagcccgggcaacagactgagactctgtctcaaaaaaaaaaaaaaaaaaaagcagattagCCATTATGGCCCAGGCTTTTCTGCTACTTCAACCTGCTTCTAATACCAAAACCCCATTAGGCGATATCAAATGTGCCAAAGGCACTAGAAAGTCATCTCCTTGAGGACAAGAACAGTGGTTTACTCTCCACTGTATTACAGTGATACAACTCAGAGAAATGCCTATCCGACTAGTCCCGGGCTTGATGGACCTGGCACGTAATagacactcagtaaacatttgctgacTGTCAGTTTCTTCTCTGCCTTCGTgaacccctctctcctcctctgccagccTGTCACATGGAGAGGTTCTCCAGggctccctcctcagcttcccctcCCTGCTCACTCTACACAAACCCACCCCCTGGGGCAACCACGCACCCACCCTTCAACTGCCAGCTCCCCCTGCTGACCTCCAGATCAGCTCTCTCTCACCAGTCCAGGCCTCTCTCGTGTTTCAAACCCCTATTTCCAACTGGCTACAGGGGATTTCCATCTGGAGTTCCCAGGAGCACCTCAAACCCAATGTGTCCAAAGGTGAGAGCGTGCCTGCCACATGCCAGGAAGAACAGAAGGTGGGCGTGACAGAGTGGGGAAACAGGAGAGCAGTTACAGACAATGAGGGCAGGGAGACagtgggctggggacaggaggtgATCATGTGGGGCCCTGTAGACCATTGAAGGACTTTGCCTTTTACTCTGAAATGGGGGGCAATTGCAGAGCTCTGAGCAGAAACAGGACATGATCAGACTTCGGTTCCGCAGTCAGACACCTGGCAGTCTTCTGACTCCTTTTTCCTCCTGCCATTTCTATCAACTCCCAAACTTGTCGATCTTCCTGGTCTTTTTCTCATATGtgcccctcctctcacctctgctGTTACTGTGACAATTTAGGACCTAATTGTCTCCAGCTTGGtctctttgaaataatttctaacCAGCCTCCAGGCTCTGCCCTTTCCAGGTCACCGTCTCCACTTGCCACAAAAGTGACTGACCCAAAATTCCAACCTCCCTGGCTCAAACTCTCCAATGCCTCCTCACCTATAGGGAGACGTCCAGGGACCTTAAGAAGGCACACAGAACGGTCTGCGGTGGCCAGTCCCTGCCGACCTTCCCTCCCGGCTCCAGCAGCTAAACTGGTTCCggtcccacctccccctgccctgaCGCCAGCCCCCCACACAGGCTCACACGCTCTCTGCTGAGACCCATCTCTGCCTTTGCTCACGCAGTCCCTCTACTGCATGGATCCCCCTGCCAGCCCTTTCTTCCTGGAAAATTCCTTCTTTAGGTGTCACCTTCTTCAAGAAGCTCCATGattcctttccttcctgtccCAGTTGAGGCTGGGATAAGTATTCTTCTCATTGTTTCCATTTCTATCATGGGCACGTGTCCGTGTTATATTGTAATTGGCCATTGACTTGTCTGTCCCCACACTGGACTGTGAGGTCTTCAAGGGTTGAGACTGTATTATTCATTTCTGTGTCCTAAGCTCCTAAGACAGGGACTGGCACACAGTGCAAACTTGAAAGGTCTGGTTACCACTGAGTGGCCTTGTCACACACCTTTTCacgaggggagggcaggaggtgtGCCTTGGTGCGGGTACGGTTTCTGTCGGAGCTGGAGATggcagaagagaggagagggctgAGCACTCTGAATTTGAGTGTCAGGGCAGAAGAGAATAGAACTTCCTGGTTCAGAAtcccccctcccctgctgggATGTTGTCAAACCCTTGCTCTCTCCCCTACAGGATTCTCATCTTTCTCCCGGGACAAAGGGCATATCCCTTGAAGCCTCACTCACCGGGTGTCTGTGCCTCGGGTCTTGGTGAAGAACACTGGAAGTAGAGGCCCCAGTCAGAGAAATGACCATCCCCATGGCCAGAAAGAGACGAGGCTGGGGCGGGAAGGGCCGAGGGGATTCCTGGCCGGCAGTGAGGACTAGATGCTGGGTTAGTGGGTGGGGGGCCCAGGGCTGGCCGTGGGAGGGGGTGCTGGGCCCAGATTCCTGGGGAGGTCAGCTAGGGTTGGGAGTGGGCCAGGGACGGGAACTAGGCACAAGGGAGGGTCTCTCGACACAGTGGTCCTGAGGTGGGGGTCACCGTGTCTGGAAATCTGAGTCCCTTGGTCTTGTGTCTGCTTTTCCTTGATGGGCACAGTGTGCATATGGCAGCGAGCCAAAAACAAGGCCTCATCTGCGAGTTCTGTGCTGATCCGGGTCAGGAATTCCTCAGAACGGGATAATGAAACCTTCTGTGAAACGAAAAGTCGGAGGAGCTCAGCCTGGGACCTCCTACGTGCAAATCCTTGGGCTGGAAGTTTCCAGGCCAGGGACTCTGGGTCCAAGGAGCCTAGTATTAGAGGGTTGGGTCTTGAGATTTGGCTAGAAGGCCCTGGACCTGGGGTCGGCGAGGGGAGGGCAGTCTTTGGGGCCTCAGGGCCTAGTGCTGAGGGCTACGGGTCTGGGCTGAAGGGCTcagggctcagggctcaggctaGATTGCCGCTGCGCCCTGGGACTGGGTGCCTCTGCCTAGGAGCTCCTAGAGCTCCCCTTCGGTGCTCACCGGGCCTCCACTCGAGGAGGATACAGCTTGAGACTGCCAGCTGCCCTTTTGCTCCTCACTCCTGGTCGGTGTGGACGCCATGCCCCTGCGAACAGTCAAAGCCCGTGTCAGGCTGAGAAACCAGCCCACATCCCCCCAGAGCCCATCCCCAGGCCCAGATTTAAACAAGGCTTTTCGATGAAATATCCCGCTGTCTCCGTTCTCCTTCTGGTGGGGGGAAATTGTTGGCTTATAGCTTCGAGAGGGAGGGGGaacccccaccaccccctctcCCCATTTCACCCAGAgggcccctccctccttcttctctcccaggGCCCTTCCCAAGCCAAGGCAGCCGACTTGCCGCCCAGACCTGGCAGATGGGCTGAAATCTGGGGCTACTCGGCAGGAGGGGAGACGAGGAGGTCTAAGGGGCCCCGTTACAGGTCGCGGGGGACGGGGAGTGGGAGCTGGGGAGAAAGGCGGggaaaagggggaggctgggcgGCGCGCTCCCCGCTCCCCGTAGCTATAAAAACCTTGCTATTTGTGAATGTTCCACAGCCCCGTTGCTAGGAGATTAGGAGTTCTAGAACTAAAGACGGGGGTATTTCCCTAGCTTGCCCCGTTCGCTCCTCCGACCTCTGTACCCCGCCAGGTCCCTTCTTGGGGGGGCACTGAGCCAAGCGCCAGAAGCTTGAGAAGTTTGGGAAGATTACGCAGAGGGGAGCCCG is a genomic window containing:
- the SEZ6L2 gene encoding seizure 6-like protein 2 isoform X9, with translation MGTPRAQHRPPPQLLFLILLSCPWIQGLPLKEEETLPEPGSESPTVASEALAELLHGALLRRGPEMGYLPGPDPDPTLATPPAGQTLPAPSLPRATEPGTGPLTTAVTPKEVRGAGPTAPELLTPPPGTTAPPPPGPASPGPPLGPEGGEEETTTTIITTTTVTTTVTSPAYLLSCGFPPRPAHGDVRVTDLHPGGTATFHCDSGYQLQGEETLICLNGTRPAWNGETPSCLASCGGTIHNATLGRIVSPEPGGAAGPNLTCRWVIEAAEGRRLHLHFERVSLDEDNDRLMVRSGGSPLSPVIYDSDMDDVPERGLISDAQSLYVELLSETPANPLLLSLRFEAFEEDRCFAPFLAHGNVTTTDPEYRPGALATFSCLPGYALEPPGPPNAIECVDPTEPHWNDTEPACKAMCGGELSEPAGVVLSPDWPQSYSPGQDCVWGLHVQEERRILLQVEILNVREGDTLTLFDGDGPSARVLAQLRGPQPRRRLLSSGPDLTLQFQAPPGPPNPGLGQGFVLHFKEVPRNDTCPELPPPEWGWRTASHGDLIRGTVLTYQCEPGYELLGSDILTCQWDLSWSAAPPACQKIMTCADPGEITNGHRTASDAGFPVGSHVQYRCLPGYSLEGAAMLTCYSRDTGTPKWSDRVPKCALKYEPCLNPGVPENGYQTLYKHHYQAGESLRFFCYEGFELIGEVTITCVPGHPSQWTSQPPLCKVTQTTDPSRQLEGGNLALAILLPLGLVIVLGSGVYIYYTKLQGKSLFGFSGSHSYSPITVESDFSNPLYEAGDTREYEVSI
- the LOC138394315 gene encoding putative protein T-ENOL isoform X2 is translated as MASTPTRSEEQKGSWQSQAVSSSSGGPKVSLSRSEEFLTRISTELADEALFLARCHMHTVPIKEKQTQDQGTQISRHVFFTKTRGTDTRACFKTPLLQLVKHQFWGDFWS
- the SEZ6L2 gene encoding seizure 6-like protein 2 isoform X8, with product MGTPRAQHRPPPQLLFLILLSCPWIQGLPLKEEETLPEPGSESPTVASEALAELLHGALLRRGPEMGYLPGPDPDPTLATPPAGQTLPAPSLPRATEPGTGPLTTAVTPKEVRGAGPTAPELLTPPPGTTAPPPPGPASPGPPLGPEGGEEETTTTIITTTTVTTTVTSPAYLLSCGFPPRPAHGDVRVTDLHPGGTATFHCDSGYQLQGEETLICLNGTRPAWNGETPSCLASCGGTIHNATLGRIVSPEPGGAAGPNLTCRWVIEAAEGRRLHLHFERVSLDEDNDRLMVRSGGSPLSPVIYDSDMDDVPERGLISDAQSLYVELLSETPANPLLLSLRFEAFEEDRCFAPFLAHGNVTTTDPEYRPGALATFSCLPGYALEPPGPPNAIECVDPTEPHWNDTEPACKAMCGGELSEPAGVVLSPDWPQSYSPGQDCVWGLHVQEERRILLQVEILNVREGDTLTLFDGDGPSARVLAQLRGPQPRRRLLSSGPDLTLQFQAPPGPPNPGLGQGFVLHFKEVPRNDTCPELPPPEWGWRTASHGDLIRGTVLTYQCEPGYELLGSDILTCQWDLSWSAAPPACQKIMTCADPGEITNGHRTASDAGFPVGSHVQYRCLPGYSLEGAAMLTCYSRDTGTPKWSDRVPKCALKYEPCLNPGVPENGYQTLYKHHYQAGESLRFFCYEGFELIGEVTITCVPGHPSQWTSQPPLCKVAYEELLDNRKLEVTQTTDPSRQLEGGNLALAILLPLGLVIVLGSGVYIYYTKLQGKSLFGFSGSHSYSPITVESDFSNPLYEAGDTREYEVSI
- the LOC138394315 gene encoding putative protein T-ENOL isoform X1; amino-acid sequence: MASTPTRSEEQKGSWQSQAVSSSSGGPKVSLSRSEEFLTRISTELADEALFLARCHMHTVPIKEKQTQDQGTQISRHVFFTKTRGTDTRSDRNRTRTKAHLLPSPREKSMLQNSSLATR